The proteins below are encoded in one region of Salvelinus alpinus chromosome 27, SLU_Salpinus.1, whole genome shotgun sequence:
- the LOC139556165 gene encoding heterogeneous nuclear ribonucleoprotein Q-like isoform X3: protein MMSGDMVTDQVNGNGTEEPMDTTTVDTTAAEVKHSDHFQTLLDAGLPQKIAEKLDAIYVAGLVAHSDLDERAIEALKEFNEEGALQVLLQFKESDLSHVQNKSAFLCGVMKTYRQREKQGTKVSDSTKGPDEAKIKALLDRTSYTLDVTTGQRKYGGPPPESVYSGAQPTIGTEIFVGKIPRDLFEDELVPLFEKAGPIWDLRLMMDPLSGLNRGYAFVTFCTKEAASEAVNLCNNHEIRPGKHIGVCISVANNRLFVGSIPKSKTKEQMVEEFAKVTEGLNDVILYHQPDDKKKNRGFCFLEYEDHKTAAQARRRLMSGKVKVWGNVVTVEWADPIEEPDSEVMAKVKVLFVRNLANSVTEEILEKSFGQFGRLERVKKLKDYAFIHFDERDSAVKALAEMNGKDLEGEHIDIVFAKPPDQKRKERKAQRQAAKTNMYDDYYYNYGPPQLPPPTRGGRGRGGGRGGYAYPPDYYGYEDYYDYYGYDYHNYRDGYEDPYYGYDDYQAPARGRGGRSAWGPSPARGRGGAGAFRGRGGFSPRGGPGSSRGGVRGARGGVQQRGRGGVRGARGGRGGNVGGKRKADGYNQPDSKRRQTNNQNWGSQPIAQQPLQGGDRSGKRGRGRS, encoded by the exons ATG ATGTCTGGAGACATGGTGACTGATCAAGTAAATGGAAATGGTACAGAAGAACCAATGGACACAACTACAGTGGACACAACTGCAGCAGAAGTTAAACATTCAGACCATTTCCAGACTTTATTAGACGCTGGTTTACCACAGAAAATTGCTGAAAAATTAGATGCAATTTACGTAGCAG GACTGGTAGCACACAGTGACCTAGATGAAAGGGCTATTGAAGCGTTGAAAGAATTTAATGAAGAAGGTGCTCTGCAAGTCCTGCTTCAGTTTAAGGAAAGTGATCTGTCGCACGTGCAA AACAAAAGTGCATTTCTCTGTGGAGTAATGAAGACttacagacagagggagaagcaAGGGACCAAAGTTTCAGATTCCACAAAGGGACCAGATGAGGCAAAAATAAAG GCTCTGCTTGATAGAACCAGCTATACACTTGATGTGACAACGGGTCAGCGCAAGTATGGAGGCCCCCCTCCAGAGTCTGTGTATTCAGGTGCTCAACCCACTATTGGAACAGAG ATATTTGTTGGGAAAATTCCTCGAGACTTGTTTGAGGACGAGCTGGTGCCGCTCTTTGAGAAGGCGGGACCTATCTGGGATCTACGTCTAATGATGGATCCCCTTAGTGGCCTGAACAGGGGGTACGCCTTTGTCACTTTCTGCACTAAAGAGGCTGCCTCAGAGGCAGTAAACCTG TGTAATAATCATGAAATACGCCCCGGCAAGCACATTGGAGTGTGTATATCTGTTGCCAATAACAGGCTGTTCGTCGGCTCCATCCCCAAGAGTAAAACGAAAGAGCAGATGGTTGAGGAGTTTGCTAAAGTCACAG AGGGTCTTAATGATGTCATACTGTACCATCAGCCGGATGACAAAAAGAAGAACAGAGGTTTTTGCTTTTTGGAATACGAGGACCACAAAACTGCTGCTCAGGCCAGACGCAGGCTGATGAGTGGCAAGGTGAAAGTCTGGGGGAACGTGGTTACTGTGGAATGGGCAGACCCCATCGAGGAACCCGATTCGGAGGTCATGGCCAAG GTCAAAGTTTTGTTTGTTCGAAACCTTGCGAACAGTGTTACGGAAGAAATACTGGAAAAATCCTTCGGCCAGTTTGGTAGACTGGAGCGAGTGAAAAAGCTGAAAGATTACGCGTTCATTCACTTTGATGAGAGAGACAGTGCAGTCAAG GCATTGGCTGAAATGAATGGCAAAGATCTAGAGGGAGAGCACATTGACATAGTCTTTGCAAAGCCCCCCGATCAGAAGAGGAAAGAACGCAAAGCTCAGAGACAAGCAGCCAAAACAAACAT GTATGATGATTATTATTACAACTACGGCCCCCCTCAGTTGCCCCCTCCCACAAGAGGCGGAaggggtagaggtggtggtaggGGAGGGTATGCTTACCCCCCTGACTATTATGGCTACGAGGATTACTACGATTATTATGGTTATGACTACCACAATTACCGTGACGGATACGAGGACCCCTACTACGGCTATGATGACTATCAGGCTCCCGCTAGAGGAAGAGGGGGCAGAAGTGCCTGGGGGCCATCTCCAGCCAGAGGCCGAGGCGGTGCAGGCGCTTTCAGGGGCAGAGGTGGCTTCTCACCGCGTGGTGGTCCAGGATCAAGCAGAGGAGGTGTACGAGGTGCCAGAGGAGGTGTGCAGCAGAGAGGCCGCGGCGGGGTACGTGGTGCAAGGGGTGGCCGCGGTGGAAATGTAGGAGGAAAGCGCAAAGCTGATGGGTACAACCAGCCAGATTCCAAGCGGCGCCAGACCAATAATCAGAACTGGGGCTCTCAACCCATTGCTCAGCAACCGCTCCAAGGTGGTGATCGTTCTG GGAAAAGAGGTCGAGGCCGATCCTGA
- the LOC139556165 gene encoding heterogeneous nuclear ribonucleoprotein Q-like isoform X1, with protein MMSGDMVTDQVNGNGTEEPMDTTTVDTTAAEVKHSDHFQTLLDAGLPQKIAEKLDAIYVAGLVAHSDLDERAIEALKEFNEEGALQVLLQFKESDLSHVQNKSAFLCGVMKTYRQREKQGTKVSDSTKGPDEAKIKALLDRTSYTLDVTTGQRKYGGPPPESVYSGAQPTIGTEIFVGKIPRDLFEDELVPLFEKAGPIWDLRLMMDPLSGLNRGYAFVTFCTKEAASEAVNLCNNHEIRPGKHIGVCISVANNRLFVGSIPKSKTKEQMVEEFAKVTEGLNDVILYHQPDDKKKNRGFCFLEYEDHKTAAQARRRLMSGKVKVWGNVVTVEWADPIEEPDSEVMAKVKVLFVRNLANSVTEEILEKSFGQFGRLERVKKLKDYAFIHFDERDSAVKALAEMNGKDLEGEHIDIVFAKPPDQKRKERKAQRQAAKTNMYDDYYYNYGPPQLPPPTRGGRGRGGGRGGYAYPPDYYGYEDYYDYYGYDYHNYRDGYEDPYYGYDDYQAPARGRGGRSAWGPSPARGRGGAGAFRGRGGFSPRGGPGSSRGGVRGARGGVQQRGRGGVRGARGGRGGNVGGKRKADGYNQPDSKRRQTNNQNWGSQPIAQQPLQGGDRSGNYGYKSDNQEFYQDSFGQQWK; from the exons ATG ATGTCTGGAGACATGGTGACTGATCAAGTAAATGGAAATGGTACAGAAGAACCAATGGACACAACTACAGTGGACACAACTGCAGCAGAAGTTAAACATTCAGACCATTTCCAGACTTTATTAGACGCTGGTTTACCACAGAAAATTGCTGAAAAATTAGATGCAATTTACGTAGCAG GACTGGTAGCACACAGTGACCTAGATGAAAGGGCTATTGAAGCGTTGAAAGAATTTAATGAAGAAGGTGCTCTGCAAGTCCTGCTTCAGTTTAAGGAAAGTGATCTGTCGCACGTGCAA AACAAAAGTGCATTTCTCTGTGGAGTAATGAAGACttacagacagagggagaagcaAGGGACCAAAGTTTCAGATTCCACAAAGGGACCAGATGAGGCAAAAATAAAG GCTCTGCTTGATAGAACCAGCTATACACTTGATGTGACAACGGGTCAGCGCAAGTATGGAGGCCCCCCTCCAGAGTCTGTGTATTCAGGTGCTCAACCCACTATTGGAACAGAG ATATTTGTTGGGAAAATTCCTCGAGACTTGTTTGAGGACGAGCTGGTGCCGCTCTTTGAGAAGGCGGGACCTATCTGGGATCTACGTCTAATGATGGATCCCCTTAGTGGCCTGAACAGGGGGTACGCCTTTGTCACTTTCTGCACTAAAGAGGCTGCCTCAGAGGCAGTAAACCTG TGTAATAATCATGAAATACGCCCCGGCAAGCACATTGGAGTGTGTATATCTGTTGCCAATAACAGGCTGTTCGTCGGCTCCATCCCCAAGAGTAAAACGAAAGAGCAGATGGTTGAGGAGTTTGCTAAAGTCACAG AGGGTCTTAATGATGTCATACTGTACCATCAGCCGGATGACAAAAAGAAGAACAGAGGTTTTTGCTTTTTGGAATACGAGGACCACAAAACTGCTGCTCAGGCCAGACGCAGGCTGATGAGTGGCAAGGTGAAAGTCTGGGGGAACGTGGTTACTGTGGAATGGGCAGACCCCATCGAGGAACCCGATTCGGAGGTCATGGCCAAG GTCAAAGTTTTGTTTGTTCGAAACCTTGCGAACAGTGTTACGGAAGAAATACTGGAAAAATCCTTCGGCCAGTTTGGTAGACTGGAGCGAGTGAAAAAGCTGAAAGATTACGCGTTCATTCACTTTGATGAGAGAGACAGTGCAGTCAAG GCATTGGCTGAAATGAATGGCAAAGATCTAGAGGGAGAGCACATTGACATAGTCTTTGCAAAGCCCCCCGATCAGAAGAGGAAAGAACGCAAAGCTCAGAGACAAGCAGCCAAAACAAACAT GTATGATGATTATTATTACAACTACGGCCCCCCTCAGTTGCCCCCTCCCACAAGAGGCGGAaggggtagaggtggtggtaggGGAGGGTATGCTTACCCCCCTGACTATTATGGCTACGAGGATTACTACGATTATTATGGTTATGACTACCACAATTACCGTGACGGATACGAGGACCCCTACTACGGCTATGATGACTATCAGGCTCCCGCTAGAGGAAGAGGGGGCAGAAGTGCCTGGGGGCCATCTCCAGCCAGAGGCCGAGGCGGTGCAGGCGCTTTCAGGGGCAGAGGTGGCTTCTCACCGCGTGGTGGTCCAGGATCAAGCAGAGGAGGTGTACGAGGTGCCAGAGGAGGTGTGCAGCAGAGAGGCCGCGGCGGGGTACGTGGTGCAAGGGGTGGCCGCGGTGGAAATGTAGGAGGAAAGCGCAAAGCTGATGGGTACAACCAGCCAGATTCCAAGCGGCGCCAGACCAATAATCAGAACTGGGGCTCTCAACCCATTGCTCAGCAACCGCTCCAAGGTGGTGATCGTTCTGGTAACTATGGTTACAAATCTGACAACCAGGAGTTTTATCAGGATTCTTTTGGGCAACAGTGGAAGTAG
- the LOC139556165 gene encoding heterogeneous nuclear ribonucleoprotein Q-like isoform X5, whose protein sequence is MMSGDMVTDQVNGNGTEEPMDTTTVDTTAAEVKHSDHFQTLLDAGLPQKIAEKLDAIYVAGLVAHSDLDERAIEALKEFNEEGALQVLLQFKESDLSHVQNKSAFLCGVMKTYRQREKQGTKVSDSTKGPDEAKIKALLDRTSYTLDVTTGQRKYGGPPPESVYSGAQPTIGTEIFVGKIPRDLFEDELVPLFEKAGPIWDLRLMMDPLSGLNRGYAFVTFCTKEAASEAVNLCNNHEIRPGKHIGVCISVANNRLFVGSIPKSKTKEQMVEEFAKVTEGLNDVILYHQPDDKKKNRGFCFLEYEDHKTAAQARRRLMSGKVKVWGNVVTVEWADPIEEPDSEVMAKVKVLFVRNLANSVTEEILEKSFGQFGRLERVKKLKDYAFIHFDERDSAVKALAEMNGKDLEGEHIDIVFAKPPDQKRKERKAQRQAAKTNMYDDYYYNYGPPQLPPPTRGGRGRGGGRGGYAYPPDYYGYEDYYDYYGYDYHNYRDGYEDPYYGYDDYQAPARGRGGRSAWGPSPARGRGGAGAFRGRGGFSPRGGPGSSRGGVRGARGGVQQRGRGGGKEVEADPDL, encoded by the exons ATG ATGTCTGGAGACATGGTGACTGATCAAGTAAATGGAAATGGTACAGAAGAACCAATGGACACAACTACAGTGGACACAACTGCAGCAGAAGTTAAACATTCAGACCATTTCCAGACTTTATTAGACGCTGGTTTACCACAGAAAATTGCTGAAAAATTAGATGCAATTTACGTAGCAG GACTGGTAGCACACAGTGACCTAGATGAAAGGGCTATTGAAGCGTTGAAAGAATTTAATGAAGAAGGTGCTCTGCAAGTCCTGCTTCAGTTTAAGGAAAGTGATCTGTCGCACGTGCAA AACAAAAGTGCATTTCTCTGTGGAGTAATGAAGACttacagacagagggagaagcaAGGGACCAAAGTTTCAGATTCCACAAAGGGACCAGATGAGGCAAAAATAAAG GCTCTGCTTGATAGAACCAGCTATACACTTGATGTGACAACGGGTCAGCGCAAGTATGGAGGCCCCCCTCCAGAGTCTGTGTATTCAGGTGCTCAACCCACTATTGGAACAGAG ATATTTGTTGGGAAAATTCCTCGAGACTTGTTTGAGGACGAGCTGGTGCCGCTCTTTGAGAAGGCGGGACCTATCTGGGATCTACGTCTAATGATGGATCCCCTTAGTGGCCTGAACAGGGGGTACGCCTTTGTCACTTTCTGCACTAAAGAGGCTGCCTCAGAGGCAGTAAACCTG TGTAATAATCATGAAATACGCCCCGGCAAGCACATTGGAGTGTGTATATCTGTTGCCAATAACAGGCTGTTCGTCGGCTCCATCCCCAAGAGTAAAACGAAAGAGCAGATGGTTGAGGAGTTTGCTAAAGTCACAG AGGGTCTTAATGATGTCATACTGTACCATCAGCCGGATGACAAAAAGAAGAACAGAGGTTTTTGCTTTTTGGAATACGAGGACCACAAAACTGCTGCTCAGGCCAGACGCAGGCTGATGAGTGGCAAGGTGAAAGTCTGGGGGAACGTGGTTACTGTGGAATGGGCAGACCCCATCGAGGAACCCGATTCGGAGGTCATGGCCAAG GTCAAAGTTTTGTTTGTTCGAAACCTTGCGAACAGTGTTACGGAAGAAATACTGGAAAAATCCTTCGGCCAGTTTGGTAGACTGGAGCGAGTGAAAAAGCTGAAAGATTACGCGTTCATTCACTTTGATGAGAGAGACAGTGCAGTCAAG GCATTGGCTGAAATGAATGGCAAAGATCTAGAGGGAGAGCACATTGACATAGTCTTTGCAAAGCCCCCCGATCAGAAGAGGAAAGAACGCAAAGCTCAGAGACAAGCAGCCAAAACAAACAT GTATGATGATTATTATTACAACTACGGCCCCCCTCAGTTGCCCCCTCCCACAAGAGGCGGAaggggtagaggtggtggtaggGGAGGGTATGCTTACCCCCCTGACTATTATGGCTACGAGGATTACTACGATTATTATGGTTATGACTACCACAATTACCGTGACGGATACGAGGACCCCTACTACGGCTATGATGACTATCAGGCTCCCGCTAGAGGAAGAGGGGGCAGAAGTGCCTGGGGGCCATCTCCAGCCAGAGGCCGAGGCGGTGCAGGCGCTTTCAGGGGCAGAGGTGGCTTCTCACCGCGTGGTGGTCCAGGATCAAGCAGAGGAGGTGTACGAGGTGCCAGAGGAGGTGTGCAGCAGAGAGGCCGCGGCGGG GGAAAAGAGGTCGAGGCCGATCCTGACCTGTAA
- the LOC139556165 gene encoding heterogeneous nuclear ribonucleoprotein Q-like isoform X2 produces MMSGDMVTDQVNGNGTEEPMDTTTVDTTAAEVKHSDHFQTLLDAGLPQKIAEKLDAIYVAGLVAHSDLDERAIEALKEFNEEGALQVLLQFKESDLSHVQNKSAFLCGVMKTYRQREKQGTKVSDSTKGPDEAKIKALLDRTSYTLDVTTGQRKYGGPPPESVYSGAQPTIGTEIFVGKIPRDLFEDELVPLFEKAGPIWDLRLMMDPLSGLNRGYAFVTFCTKEAASEAVNLCNNHEIRPGKHIGVCISVANNRLFVGSIPKSKTKEQMVEEFAKVTEGLNDVILYHQPDDKKKNRGFCFLEYEDHKTAAQARRRLMSGKVKVWGNVVTVEWADPIEEPDSEVMAKVKVLFVRNLANSVTEEILEKSFGQFGRLERVKKLKDYAFIHFDERDSAVKALAEMNGKDLEGEHIDIVFAKPPDQKRKERKAQRQAAKTNMYDDYYYNYGPPQLPPPTRGGRGRGGGRGGYAYPPDYYGYEDYYDYYGYDYHNYRDGYEDPYYGYDDYQAPARGRGGRSAWGPSPARGRGGAGAFRGRGGFSPRGGPGSSRGGVRGARGGVQQRGRGGVRGARGGRGGNVGGKRKADGYNQPDSKRRQTNNQNWGSQPIAQQPLQGGDRSAGKRGRGRS; encoded by the exons ATG ATGTCTGGAGACATGGTGACTGATCAAGTAAATGGAAATGGTACAGAAGAACCAATGGACACAACTACAGTGGACACAACTGCAGCAGAAGTTAAACATTCAGACCATTTCCAGACTTTATTAGACGCTGGTTTACCACAGAAAATTGCTGAAAAATTAGATGCAATTTACGTAGCAG GACTGGTAGCACACAGTGACCTAGATGAAAGGGCTATTGAAGCGTTGAAAGAATTTAATGAAGAAGGTGCTCTGCAAGTCCTGCTTCAGTTTAAGGAAAGTGATCTGTCGCACGTGCAA AACAAAAGTGCATTTCTCTGTGGAGTAATGAAGACttacagacagagggagaagcaAGGGACCAAAGTTTCAGATTCCACAAAGGGACCAGATGAGGCAAAAATAAAG GCTCTGCTTGATAGAACCAGCTATACACTTGATGTGACAACGGGTCAGCGCAAGTATGGAGGCCCCCCTCCAGAGTCTGTGTATTCAGGTGCTCAACCCACTATTGGAACAGAG ATATTTGTTGGGAAAATTCCTCGAGACTTGTTTGAGGACGAGCTGGTGCCGCTCTTTGAGAAGGCGGGACCTATCTGGGATCTACGTCTAATGATGGATCCCCTTAGTGGCCTGAACAGGGGGTACGCCTTTGTCACTTTCTGCACTAAAGAGGCTGCCTCAGAGGCAGTAAACCTG TGTAATAATCATGAAATACGCCCCGGCAAGCACATTGGAGTGTGTATATCTGTTGCCAATAACAGGCTGTTCGTCGGCTCCATCCCCAAGAGTAAAACGAAAGAGCAGATGGTTGAGGAGTTTGCTAAAGTCACAG AGGGTCTTAATGATGTCATACTGTACCATCAGCCGGATGACAAAAAGAAGAACAGAGGTTTTTGCTTTTTGGAATACGAGGACCACAAAACTGCTGCTCAGGCCAGACGCAGGCTGATGAGTGGCAAGGTGAAAGTCTGGGGGAACGTGGTTACTGTGGAATGGGCAGACCCCATCGAGGAACCCGATTCGGAGGTCATGGCCAAG GTCAAAGTTTTGTTTGTTCGAAACCTTGCGAACAGTGTTACGGAAGAAATACTGGAAAAATCCTTCGGCCAGTTTGGTAGACTGGAGCGAGTGAAAAAGCTGAAAGATTACGCGTTCATTCACTTTGATGAGAGAGACAGTGCAGTCAAG GCATTGGCTGAAATGAATGGCAAAGATCTAGAGGGAGAGCACATTGACATAGTCTTTGCAAAGCCCCCCGATCAGAAGAGGAAAGAACGCAAAGCTCAGAGACAAGCAGCCAAAACAAACAT GTATGATGATTATTATTACAACTACGGCCCCCCTCAGTTGCCCCCTCCCACAAGAGGCGGAaggggtagaggtggtggtaggGGAGGGTATGCTTACCCCCCTGACTATTATGGCTACGAGGATTACTACGATTATTATGGTTATGACTACCACAATTACCGTGACGGATACGAGGACCCCTACTACGGCTATGATGACTATCAGGCTCCCGCTAGAGGAAGAGGGGGCAGAAGTGCCTGGGGGCCATCTCCAGCCAGAGGCCGAGGCGGTGCAGGCGCTTTCAGGGGCAGAGGTGGCTTCTCACCGCGTGGTGGTCCAGGATCAAGCAGAGGAGGTGTACGAGGTGCCAGAGGAGGTGTGCAGCAGAGAGGCCGCGGCGGGGTACGTGGTGCAAGGGGTGGCCGCGGTGGAAATGTAGGAGGAAAGCGCAAAGCTGATGGGTACAACCAGCCAGATTCCAAGCGGCGCCAGACCAATAATCAGAACTGGGGCTCTCAACCCATTGCTCAGCAACCGCTCCAAGGTGGTGATCGTTCTG CAGGGAAAAGAGGTCGAGGCCGATCCTGA
- the LOC139556165 gene encoding heterogeneous nuclear ribonucleoprotein Q-like isoform X6, whose translation MKTYRQREKQGTKVSDSTKGPDEAKIKALLDRTSYTLDVTTGQRKYGGPPPESVYSGAQPTIGTEIFVGKIPRDLFEDELVPLFEKAGPIWDLRLMMDPLSGLNRGYAFVTFCTKEAASEAVNLCNNHEIRPGKHIGVCISVANNRLFVGSIPKSKTKEQMVEEFAKVTEGLNDVILYHQPDDKKKNRGFCFLEYEDHKTAAQARRRLMSGKVKVWGNVVTVEWADPIEEPDSEVMAKVKVLFVRNLANSVTEEILEKSFGQFGRLERVKKLKDYAFIHFDERDSAVKALAEMNGKDLEGEHIDIVFAKPPDQKRKERKAQRQAAKTNMYDDYYYNYGPPQLPPPTRGGRGRGGGRGGYAYPPDYYGYEDYYDYYGYDYHNYRDGYEDPYYGYDDYQAPARGRGGRSAWGPSPARGRGGAGAFRGRGGFSPRGGPGSSRGGVRGARGGVQQRGRGGVRGARGGRGGNVGGKRKADGYNQPDSKRRQTNNQNWGSQPIAQQPLQGGDRSGNYGYKSDNQEFYQDSFGQQWK comes from the exons ATGAAGACttacagacagagggagaagcaAGGGACCAAAGTTTCAGATTCCACAAAGGGACCAGATGAGGCAAAAATAAAG GCTCTGCTTGATAGAACCAGCTATACACTTGATGTGACAACGGGTCAGCGCAAGTATGGAGGCCCCCCTCCAGAGTCTGTGTATTCAGGTGCTCAACCCACTATTGGAACAGAG ATATTTGTTGGGAAAATTCCTCGAGACTTGTTTGAGGACGAGCTGGTGCCGCTCTTTGAGAAGGCGGGACCTATCTGGGATCTACGTCTAATGATGGATCCCCTTAGTGGCCTGAACAGGGGGTACGCCTTTGTCACTTTCTGCACTAAAGAGGCTGCCTCAGAGGCAGTAAACCTG TGTAATAATCATGAAATACGCCCCGGCAAGCACATTGGAGTGTGTATATCTGTTGCCAATAACAGGCTGTTCGTCGGCTCCATCCCCAAGAGTAAAACGAAAGAGCAGATGGTTGAGGAGTTTGCTAAAGTCACAG AGGGTCTTAATGATGTCATACTGTACCATCAGCCGGATGACAAAAAGAAGAACAGAGGTTTTTGCTTTTTGGAATACGAGGACCACAAAACTGCTGCTCAGGCCAGACGCAGGCTGATGAGTGGCAAGGTGAAAGTCTGGGGGAACGTGGTTACTGTGGAATGGGCAGACCCCATCGAGGAACCCGATTCGGAGGTCATGGCCAAG GTCAAAGTTTTGTTTGTTCGAAACCTTGCGAACAGTGTTACGGAAGAAATACTGGAAAAATCCTTCGGCCAGTTTGGTAGACTGGAGCGAGTGAAAAAGCTGAAAGATTACGCGTTCATTCACTTTGATGAGAGAGACAGTGCAGTCAAG GCATTGGCTGAAATGAATGGCAAAGATCTAGAGGGAGAGCACATTGACATAGTCTTTGCAAAGCCCCCCGATCAGAAGAGGAAAGAACGCAAAGCTCAGAGACAAGCAGCCAAAACAAACAT GTATGATGATTATTATTACAACTACGGCCCCCCTCAGTTGCCCCCTCCCACAAGAGGCGGAaggggtagaggtggtggtaggGGAGGGTATGCTTACCCCCCTGACTATTATGGCTACGAGGATTACTACGATTATTATGGTTATGACTACCACAATTACCGTGACGGATACGAGGACCCCTACTACGGCTATGATGACTATCAGGCTCCCGCTAGAGGAAGAGGGGGCAGAAGTGCCTGGGGGCCATCTCCAGCCAGAGGCCGAGGCGGTGCAGGCGCTTTCAGGGGCAGAGGTGGCTTCTCACCGCGTGGTGGTCCAGGATCAAGCAGAGGAGGTGTACGAGGTGCCAGAGGAGGTGTGCAGCAGAGAGGCCGCGGCGGGGTACGTGGTGCAAGGGGTGGCCGCGGTGGAAATGTAGGAGGAAAGCGCAAAGCTGATGGGTACAACCAGCCAGATTCCAAGCGGCGCCAGACCAATAATCAGAACTGGGGCTCTCAACCCATTGCTCAGCAACCGCTCCAAGGTGGTGATCGTTCTGGTAACTATGGTTACAAATCTGACAACCAGGAGTTTTATCAGGATTCTTTTGGGCAACAGTGGAAGTAG
- the LOC139556165 gene encoding heterogeneous nuclear ribonucleoprotein Q-like isoform X4, with product MMSGDMVTDQVNGNGTEEPMDTTTVDTTAAEVKHSDHFQTLLDAGLPQKIAEKLDAIYVAGLVAHSDLDERAIEALKEFNEEGALQVLLQFKESDLSHVQNKSAFLCGVMKTYRQREKQGTKVSDSTKGPDEAKIKALLDRTSYTLDVTTGQRKYGGPPPESVYSGAQPTIGTEIFVGKIPRDLFEDELVPLFEKAGPIWDLRLMMDPLSGLNRGYAFVTFCTKEAASEAVNLCNNHEIRPGKHIGVCISVANNRLFVGSIPKSKTKEQMVEEFAKVTEGLNDVILYHQPDDKKKNRGFCFLEYEDHKTAAQARRRLMSGKVKVWGNVVTVEWADPIEEPDSEVMAKVKVLFVRNLANSVTEEILEKSFGQFGRLERVKKLKDYAFIHFDERDSAVKALAEMNGKDLEGEHIDIVFAKPPDQKRKERKAQRQAAKTNMYDDYYYNYGPPQLPPPTRGGRGRGGGRGGYAYPPDYYGYEDYYDYYGYDYHNYRDGYEDPYYGYDDYQAPARGRGGRSAWGPSPARGRGGAGAFRGRGGFSPRGGPGSSRGGVRGARGGVQQRGRGGQGKEVEADPDL from the exons ATG ATGTCTGGAGACATGGTGACTGATCAAGTAAATGGAAATGGTACAGAAGAACCAATGGACACAACTACAGTGGACACAACTGCAGCAGAAGTTAAACATTCAGACCATTTCCAGACTTTATTAGACGCTGGTTTACCACAGAAAATTGCTGAAAAATTAGATGCAATTTACGTAGCAG GACTGGTAGCACACAGTGACCTAGATGAAAGGGCTATTGAAGCGTTGAAAGAATTTAATGAAGAAGGTGCTCTGCAAGTCCTGCTTCAGTTTAAGGAAAGTGATCTGTCGCACGTGCAA AACAAAAGTGCATTTCTCTGTGGAGTAATGAAGACttacagacagagggagaagcaAGGGACCAAAGTTTCAGATTCCACAAAGGGACCAGATGAGGCAAAAATAAAG GCTCTGCTTGATAGAACCAGCTATACACTTGATGTGACAACGGGTCAGCGCAAGTATGGAGGCCCCCCTCCAGAGTCTGTGTATTCAGGTGCTCAACCCACTATTGGAACAGAG ATATTTGTTGGGAAAATTCCTCGAGACTTGTTTGAGGACGAGCTGGTGCCGCTCTTTGAGAAGGCGGGACCTATCTGGGATCTACGTCTAATGATGGATCCCCTTAGTGGCCTGAACAGGGGGTACGCCTTTGTCACTTTCTGCACTAAAGAGGCTGCCTCAGAGGCAGTAAACCTG TGTAATAATCATGAAATACGCCCCGGCAAGCACATTGGAGTGTGTATATCTGTTGCCAATAACAGGCTGTTCGTCGGCTCCATCCCCAAGAGTAAAACGAAAGAGCAGATGGTTGAGGAGTTTGCTAAAGTCACAG AGGGTCTTAATGATGTCATACTGTACCATCAGCCGGATGACAAAAAGAAGAACAGAGGTTTTTGCTTTTTGGAATACGAGGACCACAAAACTGCTGCTCAGGCCAGACGCAGGCTGATGAGTGGCAAGGTGAAAGTCTGGGGGAACGTGGTTACTGTGGAATGGGCAGACCCCATCGAGGAACCCGATTCGGAGGTCATGGCCAAG GTCAAAGTTTTGTTTGTTCGAAACCTTGCGAACAGTGTTACGGAAGAAATACTGGAAAAATCCTTCGGCCAGTTTGGTAGACTGGAGCGAGTGAAAAAGCTGAAAGATTACGCGTTCATTCACTTTGATGAGAGAGACAGTGCAGTCAAG GCATTGGCTGAAATGAATGGCAAAGATCTAGAGGGAGAGCACATTGACATAGTCTTTGCAAAGCCCCCCGATCAGAAGAGGAAAGAACGCAAAGCTCAGAGACAAGCAGCCAAAACAAACAT GTATGATGATTATTATTACAACTACGGCCCCCCTCAGTTGCCCCCTCCCACAAGAGGCGGAaggggtagaggtggtggtaggGGAGGGTATGCTTACCCCCCTGACTATTATGGCTACGAGGATTACTACGATTATTATGGTTATGACTACCACAATTACCGTGACGGATACGAGGACCCCTACTACGGCTATGATGACTATCAGGCTCCCGCTAGAGGAAGAGGGGGCAGAAGTGCCTGGGGGCCATCTCCAGCCAGAGGCCGAGGCGGTGCAGGCGCTTTCAGGGGCAGAGGTGGCTTCTCACCGCGTGGTGGTCCAGGATCAAGCAGAGGAGGTGTACGAGGTGCCAGAGGAGGTGTGCAGCAGAGAGGCCGCGGCGGG CAGGGAAAAGAGGTCGAGGCCGATCCTGACCTGTAA